A portion of the Lolium rigidum isolate FL_2022 chromosome 1, APGP_CSIRO_Lrig_0.1, whole genome shotgun sequence genome contains these proteins:
- the LOC124682618 gene encoding NADH dehydrogenase [ubiquinone] 1 beta subcomplex subunit 2-like, with translation MAGGAHGGTTYKGYTIPHNKRWHTVVGKGLCATMWFWIFYRAKQDGAVLLGLRHPWDGHDDHSHGHGHAHEHEASSSSSPSH, from the exons atggccggcggcGCGCACGGCGGCACGACCTACAAGGGCTACACCATCCCCCACAACAAGCGCTGGCACACCGTCGTCGGCAAGGGCCTCTGCGCCACCATGTG GTTTTGGATTTTCTACAGAGCTAAGCAGGACGGTGCTGTGCTCTTG GGTCTGCGCCATCCTTGGGATGGGCACGACGATCATTCACATGGTCATGGACATGCACATGAGCATGAG gcctcttcgtcatcatcgccATCTCATTGA
- the LOC124652731 gene encoding expansin-like A4, with product MAAVPQRQHLFLILALAAAVVLPQVASASSYRCGWCPRRSTASLLPPDAGAITGASCGYGPETVASELTDAGFHIAAVSAGFFRDGRACGACYQLRCRGRTACAEDGVKVVVVADAPDTNVTGDGGFMLTRDAFAALTNRGGDLLARQDDDDATIDIDFRRIPCAYRDKNLSVRVDEASVRSRGRLVLRFLYQGGQTDIAAVEVAQAVNLDAEPSPASMWRYMTRREGSPGVWSTSRAPAGPLRFRVVVTAGSGGKWLQSAGAVLPAEWAPGGVYDTGLRVADVAASTCGGASCGFADESGDKELR from the coding sequence ATGGCCGCCGTGCCGCAGCGGCAGCACCTGTTTCTGATCCTCGCTCTCGCCGCGGCCGTCGTCCTTCCACAGgtggcctcggcctcctcctaccGCTGCGGCTGGTGTCCGCGTCGCTCCaccgcctccctcctccctcccgaCGCCGGCGCCATCACCGGCGCCTCCTGCGGATACGGCCCGGAGACGGTAGCATCGGAGCTCACCGACGCGGGGTTCCACATTGCCGCCGTCAGCGCCGGCTTCTTCCGCGACGGCCGAGCCTGCGGCGCGTGCTACCAGCTGAGGTGCAGGGGACGCACGGCCTGCGCGGAGGACGGCGTCAAAGTCGTGGTCGTCGCCGACGCGCCGGACACGAACGTTACAGGCGACGGTGGGTTCATGCTCACCAGGGACGCCTTCGCCGCCTTGACCAACCGCGGCGGCGATCTCCTCGCGCgccaggacgacgacgacgcgaccatcgacatcgacttcagaaggaTACCGTGCGCGTACAGGGACAAGAACCTGTCGGTCCGAGTGGACGAGGCGAGCGTCAGGAGCCGCGGCCGCCTCGTCCTCCGGTTCCTCTACCAGGGCGGGCAGACCGACATCGCCGCCGTCGAGGTGGCCCAGGCGGTGAACCTTGACGCTGAGCCGTCGCCGGCGTCGATGTGGCGGTACATGACGCGGCGCGAGGGGTCGCCGGGGGTGTGGAGCACGTCCCGCGCGCCGGCCGGCCCGCTCCGTTTCAGGGTCGTGGTGACCGCCGGATCAGGCGGCAAGTGGCTGCAGTCCGCCGGTGCGGTGCTGCCCGCGGAGTGGGCGCCCGGCGGGGTCTACGACACGGGGCTCCGCGTCGCCGACGTTGcagccagcacatgcggcggcgccTCCTGCGGCTTCGCCGACGAGAGCGGCGACAAGGAGCTCCGATGA
- the LOC124652743 gene encoding 26S proteasome regulatory subunit 10B homolog A-like gives MAAIADDPRRAAVSKYRDSLLKCRELEALLSTGRANLKKAKKEFQETEEHIKAFQSTGQIVGEVLRPLGNDRYIVKASSGPRYLTTCRSKLDRAKLTATTRVCLDPTTLTIMRVLPREVDPLVFNMIHEDPGNVSFTAIGGLSEQVREVRETVELPLMNPELFIRVGIKPPKGVLLYGPPGTGKTLLARALASNIDANFMKVVSSAIIHKYIGESARIIREMFAYARDHEPCIIFMDEIDAIGGRRFSEGSSADREIQRTLMELLNQLDGFDELGKVKVIMATNRPDVLDPALLRPGRLDRKIEIPLPNEQSRQEILKIHAAGMAKHGEIDYEAVAKLAVGFNAADMRNVCTEAGMAAIRVERDYAINEDFMQAVRKLTDAKKLESSADYKADFGKD, from the exons ATGGCCGCGATCGCCGACGAcccccgccgcgccgccgtctccAAGTACCGCGACAGCCTCCTCAAGTGCCGCGAGCTCGAGGCCCTCCTCAGCACAG GGCGCGCGAACTTGAAGAAGGCCAAGAAGGAGTTTCAGGAGACCGAGGAGCACATCAAGGCGTTCCAGAGCACTGGCCAGATTGTGGGAGAGGTGCTGCGCCCGCTCGGCAATGACCGCT ACATTGTCAAGGCTAGCTCCGGCCCTCGGTACCTGACCACCTGCCGCAGCAAGCTGGACAGGGCGAAATTGACGGCGACCACGCGCGTGTGCCTTGACCCGACCACGCTCACGATCATGCGTGTGCTCCCACGTGAG GTGGACCCTCTAGTGTTCAACATGATTCATGAGGACCCAGGGAATGTCAGCTTCACTGCCATTGGAGGGCTAAGTGAACAGGTCAGGGAAGTCAGGGAGACCGTCGAGCTTCCGCTCATGAACCCTGAATTGTTCATCCGAGTTGGGATTAAGCCACCCAAG GGAGTGCTCCTCTACGGCCCACCTGGCACTGGGAAGACGCTGCTGGCGAGGGCTCTTGCAAGTAACATAGACGCAAACTTTATGAAG GTTGTCTCAAGTGCTATCATCCATAAGTACATTGGTGAAAGTGCTCGGATCATAAGGGAAATGTTTGCCTATGCACGCGATCATGAG CCATGCATCATCTTTATGGATGAAATTGACGCAATTGGAGGAAGAAGATTCAGTGAGGGCTCAAGTGCTGATCGTGAGATCCAGAGGACACTCATGGAATTGCTAAACCAGTTAGATGGGTTTGATGAACTTGGAAAG GTGAAGGTGATCATGGCGACAAATCGCCCGGACGTTCTGGACCCTGCGCTCCTACGCCCTGGACGTCTGGACCGCAAGATCGAGATCCCTCTTCCCAATGAGCAATCGAGGCAGGAAATCCTCAAGATCCACGCAGCAGGGATGGCCAAGCATGGCGAGATTGACTATGAAGCTGTCGCCAAGCTAGCAGTG GGATTCAATGCTGCCGACATGCGCAATGTTTGCACGGAGGCTGGCATGGCGGCGATTCGGGTGGAGCGTGACTATGCCATCAATGAGGACTTTATGCAG GCGGTGAGGAAGCTCACAGACGCAAAGAAGCTGGAGTCCAGCGCTGACTACAAGGCGGACTTTGGCAAGGACTAG